A single window of Intrasporangium calvum DSM 43043 DNA harbors:
- a CDS encoding sulfurtransferase, which yields MTGDDRKTSAYAHPERLVTTEWLAEQIEAGRVGGPDGIALLESDEDVLLYDTGHIPGALKIDWHLDLNDPVTRDYVDGARFAEVMGSRGIARDTTVVIYGDKSNWWAAYALWVFSLFGHEDVRLLDGGRAKWVAEGREVTRELPTPKQATYPVAERDDAPIRAFKDDVLAHLGKPLVDVRSPGEYSGELLHMPDYPQEGAMRGGHIPGAASVPWARAANDDGTFKSREDLEAIYLTEQGLSPDDDVVAYCRIGERSSHTWFVLTHLLGFESVRNYDGSWTEWGNAVRVPIEK from the coding sequence ATGACTGGCGACGACCGCAAGACCTCGGCCTACGCGCACCCGGAGCGCCTCGTCACCACCGAGTGGCTGGCCGAGCAGATCGAGGCCGGACGGGTCGGCGGACCGGACGGGATCGCCCTGCTCGAGTCGGATGAGGACGTCCTCCTCTACGACACCGGCCACATTCCGGGTGCGCTGAAGATCGACTGGCACCTCGACCTCAACGACCCGGTGACCCGCGACTACGTCGACGGAGCGCGGTTCGCCGAGGTGATGGGCTCCCGCGGCATCGCCCGGGACACCACGGTCGTCATCTACGGCGACAAGTCGAACTGGTGGGCCGCCTACGCGCTGTGGGTGTTCAGTCTCTTCGGCCACGAGGACGTGCGCCTGCTGGACGGCGGGCGCGCGAAGTGGGTCGCCGAGGGCCGTGAGGTGACCCGCGAGCTCCCCACGCCGAAGCAGGCGACGTACCCGGTCGCCGAGCGGGACGACGCCCCGATCCGGGCCTTCAAGGACGACGTCCTGGCCCACCTCGGCAAGCCCCTCGTCGACGTCCGGTCCCCCGGCGAGTACTCCGGCGAGCTGCTGCACATGCCCGACTACCCGCAGGAGGGCGCGATGCGCGGCGGACACATCCCCGGCGCCGCGTCAGTTCCGTGGGCTCGCGCGGCGAACGACGACGGGACCTTCAAGAGCCGCGAGGACCTCGAGGCCATCTACCTGACCGAGCAGGGCCTGTCCCCCGACGACGACGTGGTCGCCTACTGCCGGATCGGCGAGCGCTCGTCGCACACGTGGTTCGTGCTGACCCACCTGCTCGGCTTCGAGTCGGTCCGCAACTACGACGGTTCCTGGACGGAGTGGGGCAACGCCGTCCGCGTCCCCATCGAGAAGTGA
- a CDS encoding Maf family protein, whose product MPLSPLPPDSPVPFVLGSASPARLKTLRGAGVEPVVLVSDVDEDLVVAEAIDRYGPIEPPDIALLLARAKAEDVTSRTESPSVVLGCDSVLELEGEVHGKPADAREATARWRRMRGRSGILHTGHWLVDDRESGGATIGATASTTVYFAALSDEEIDAYVATGEPLRVAGAFTIDGLGGPFVAGIEGDHHNVVGLSLPLLRDLLADAGISWFDIVNR is encoded by the coding sequence ATGCCGCTCAGCCCGCTCCCGCCTGACTCTCCCGTCCCGTTCGTGCTGGGTTCCGCCTCACCGGCACGACTGAAGACCCTGCGCGGCGCGGGCGTCGAGCCCGTCGTCCTGGTGAGCGACGTCGACGAGGACCTCGTCGTGGCCGAGGCGATCGACCGGTACGGGCCGATCGAGCCTCCCGACATCGCGCTGCTCCTTGCCCGGGCCAAGGCCGAGGACGTCACGAGCCGGACGGAGTCCCCGTCCGTGGTGCTGGGGTGCGACTCGGTCCTCGAGCTCGAGGGTGAGGTCCATGGGAAACCGGCCGATGCGCGGGAGGCAACCGCTCGGTGGCGGCGGATGCGGGGCCGCTCCGGCATCCTGCACACCGGCCACTGGCTCGTCGACGACCGGGAGTCGGGGGGCGCGACGATCGGCGCGACCGCCTCGACGACGGTGTACTTCGCGGCCCTGTCCGACGAGGAGATCGACGCCTACGTGGCGACGGGCGAGCCGCTCCGCGTCGCCGGCGCCTTCACCATCGACGGCCTCGGGGGTCCCTTCGTGGCCGGCATCGAAGGAGACCACCACAACGTCGTCGGGCTGTCCCTGCCCCTGCTACGGGACCTGTTGGCCGACGCCGGCATCAGCTGGTTCGACATCGTCAACCGCTGA
- a CDS encoding acyl-CoA carboxylase subunit beta produces the protein MPLSDPPAQGPFAVDSPGDDPRVADVRTRLNAAYAASARAPEKAQAKLDAQGKIYVRDRIALLFDEGSFVEDGRYANALQRGLPADGVVTGRGTVDGRPAIVIANDPTVKAGSWGARTVEKIVRATEMALREELPVFWFVDSAGARITDQVEMFPGRRGAGRIFHNQVALSGKVPQICCLFGPSAAGGAYIPSFCDLIIMVEGNASMYLGSPRMAEMVVGEKVSLEEMGGARMHCTVSGVGDLLAQDDVEAIELAKLYFSYVPGSWRDRPPSYHAEAPSEPLTKHTVPERESVPFDIHSVIDGLVDEDSFFELKPLWAAELVIGFGRMDGETVGIVANNSMVKGGVLFTDSADKAARFIWLCDAFTIPLIYLADVPGFMIGSEVERGGIIRHGAKMVSAVSSATVPQVCVVVRKAYGAGLYAMAGPGFGPDATIALPTARIAVMGPEAAVNAVYANKIAEIEASEGSEAREAFVAARRAEYEEDVDIERLAADLVLDSIIEADELRADLIRRLSYAARRDRHFSERRRSVPPV, from the coding sequence ATGCCGCTCAGTGACCCGCCTGCCCAAGGACCCTTCGCCGTCGACTCCCCGGGCGACGACCCTCGGGTCGCCGACGTCCGGACCCGCCTCAACGCGGCCTACGCCGCCTCCGCCCGGGCGCCGGAGAAGGCCCAGGCCAAGCTCGACGCGCAGGGCAAGATCTACGTCCGCGACCGGATCGCCCTGCTCTTCGACGAGGGGTCCTTCGTCGAGGACGGCAGGTACGCGAACGCGCTGCAGCGCGGGCTGCCGGCCGATGGAGTGGTGACCGGTCGCGGCACCGTCGACGGCCGGCCGGCGATCGTCATCGCCAACGACCCGACGGTCAAGGCCGGCTCGTGGGGCGCGCGCACGGTCGAGAAGATCGTCCGCGCGACCGAGATGGCGCTGCGCGAGGAGCTGCCGGTCTTCTGGTTCGTCGACTCGGCGGGGGCTCGGATCACCGACCAGGTGGAGATGTTCCCGGGGCGGCGCGGGGCGGGACGGATCTTCCACAACCAGGTGGCGCTGTCGGGCAAGGTGCCGCAGATCTGCTGCCTGTTCGGGCCGTCGGCTGCCGGTGGCGCCTACATCCCCAGCTTCTGCGACCTGATCATCATGGTCGAGGGCAACGCCTCGATGTACCTCGGCAGCCCGCGGATGGCCGAGATGGTCGTCGGGGAGAAGGTCTCGCTCGAGGAGATGGGCGGTGCCCGGATGCACTGCACCGTCTCCGGGGTGGGGGACCTGCTGGCCCAGGACGACGTCGAGGCGATCGAGCTGGCCAAGCTCTACTTCTCCTACGTGCCCGGCAGCTGGCGTGACCGGCCCCCGAGCTACCACGCCGAGGCGCCGAGCGAACCGCTGACGAAGCACACCGTCCCGGAGCGCGAGTCGGTCCCGTTCGACATCCACTCGGTCATCGACGGACTCGTGGACGAGGACTCGTTCTTCGAGCTGAAACCACTCTGGGCCGCTGAGCTGGTCATCGGCTTCGGTCGGATGGACGGCGAGACCGTGGGGATCGTCGCGAACAACTCGATGGTCAAGGGCGGTGTCCTGTTCACCGACAGCGCCGACAAGGCGGCCCGGTTCATCTGGCTGTGCGATGCGTTCACCATCCCGCTGATCTACCTGGCCGACGTCCCCGGGTTCATGATCGGCTCCGAGGTCGAACGCGGTGGCATCATCCGGCACGGCGCGAAGATGGTCAGCGCGGTGTCGTCAGCGACGGTGCCCCAGGTGTGCGTCGTGGTCCGGAAGGCCTACGGTGCCGGGCTGTACGCGATGGCGGGCCCGGGCTTCGGCCCCGACGCGACGATCGCCCTGCCGACGGCGCGCATCGCCGTCATGGGGCCGGAGGCGGCGGTCAACGCCGTCTACGCCAACAAGATCGCCGAGATCGAGGCCTCCGAAGGCAGCGAGGCGCGGGAGGCCTTCGTCGCGGCCCGCCGTGCCGAGTACGAGGAGGACGTCGACATCGAGCGCCTGGCTGCCGACCTCGTCCTCGACTCGATCATCGAGGCGGACGAGTTGCGTGCGGACCTCATCCGCCGACTGTCCTATGCTGCCCGGCGTGACCGTCACTTCAGCGAACGACGCCGCTCCGTCCCCCCGGTCTGA
- a CDS encoding acyl-CoA dehydrogenase family protein, translated as MFELSQEHEDFRKVVRDFAEKEVAPHIAEWDRASHFPTDLVPKMGELGLFGLVVPEEYGGSAGEGQGDFTSLCVAIEELGRVDQSIGITLSAGVGLGINPILTYGNEEQKQRFLPDLVAGRALAGFGLTEPEAGSDAAATRTRAAADGHEWVVNGSKAFITNSGTDITSVVTVTARTGTNGDGTAAISAIMIPSGTPGFTVEPAYHKLGWHVSDTHGLTFEDCRVPLENLLGDEGQGFKQFLKTLDDGRIAISALAVGCAQACLELATDYAKTRIAFGRPIGVNQGISFQLADLAVMVEASRTLTYKAAWLKDELHEGRRSVKEVKHAAAIAKLYSTEAAVSATRIATQVFGGNGFMEEFPVARFYRDAKILEIGEGTSEVQRMLIARGLGLPQS; from the coding sequence ATGTTCGAGCTGAGCCAGGAGCACGAGGACTTCCGCAAGGTCGTCCGGGACTTCGCCGAGAAGGAGGTCGCGCCCCACATCGCCGAGTGGGACCGCGCGTCGCACTTCCCGACCGACCTCGTCCCCAAGATGGGTGAGCTGGGGCTCTTCGGGCTCGTCGTCCCCGAGGAGTACGGCGGCAGCGCGGGGGAGGGGCAGGGAGACTTCACCAGCCTCTGCGTCGCGATCGAGGAGCTCGGGCGGGTCGACCAGTCCATCGGCATCACGCTCTCCGCCGGCGTCGGCCTCGGCATCAACCCCATCCTCACGTACGGCAACGAGGAGCAGAAGCAGCGCTTCCTGCCCGATCTCGTCGCGGGACGCGCCCTCGCAGGGTTCGGGCTCACCGAGCCCGAGGCGGGCTCGGATGCGGCGGCGACGAGGACGCGTGCGGCAGCAGACGGGCACGAGTGGGTCGTCAACGGTTCCAAGGCGTTCATCACCAACTCCGGCACGGACATCACGTCCGTCGTCACCGTCACGGCCCGCACCGGGACGAACGGCGACGGCACTGCGGCGATCTCCGCGATCATGATCCCGTCCGGAACGCCTGGCTTCACCGTCGAGCCGGCGTACCACAAGCTCGGCTGGCACGTCTCCGACACGCACGGTCTGACGTTCGAGGACTGCCGGGTCCCGCTCGAGAACCTCCTCGGCGACGAAGGGCAGGGCTTCAAGCAGTTCCTCAAGACCCTCGACGACGGCCGCATCGCCATCTCCGCGCTCGCGGTCGGCTGCGCGCAGGCCTGTCTCGAGCTCGCCACCGACTACGCCAAGACCCGGATCGCCTTCGGACGGCCGATCGGCGTGAACCAGGGCATCTCGTTCCAGCTCGCCGACCTCGCGGTCATGGTCGAGGCGTCCCGGACCCTGACGTACAAGGCCGCCTGGCTCAAGGACGAGCTGCACGAGGGCCGGCGCTCGGTCAAGGAGGTCAAGCACGCGGCCGCGATCGCGAAGCTGTACTCGACCGAGGCGGCCGTGTCGGCCACCCGGATCGCGACGCAGGTCTTCGGTGGGAACGGCTTCATGGAGGAGTTCCCCGTGGCCCGGTTCTACCGCGACGCGAAGATCCTCGAGATCGGCGAGGGCACCTCGGAGGTCCAGCGCATGCTCATCGCGCGCGGCCTTGGACTCCCGCAGTCCTGA
- a CDS encoding SufE family protein: MTATELPGPLAEIADDFRSASNDLKLQLLLEFSDELPALPERYAGQLDRLERVDECQTPLFLVVEVEQSSAAAERRVHLFFDAPAESPTTRGFAGILHAGLDGLSPEEVLAVPDDAPMRFGLAEAVSPLRLRGMAAMLARIKRQVREKSAA, from the coding sequence GTGACCGCGACCGAGCTCCCCGGGCCCCTGGCCGAGATCGCGGACGACTTCCGGTCCGCGAGCAACGACCTCAAGCTCCAGCTGCTCCTCGAGTTCAGCGACGAGCTGCCGGCCCTTCCGGAGCGCTACGCCGGCCAGCTCGACCGACTCGAGCGGGTCGACGAGTGCCAGACGCCGCTCTTCCTCGTCGTCGAGGTCGAGCAGTCCTCCGCTGCGGCCGAGCGGCGCGTCCACCTCTTCTTCGACGCACCCGCCGAGTCCCCGACCACGCGCGGGTTCGCCGGGATCCTCCATGCGGGACTCGACGGGCTGTCGCCGGAGGAGGTCCTCGCGGTGCCCGACGACGCGCCGATGCGGTTCGGCCTCGCGGAGGCGGTCTCCCCGCTGCGGCTGCGCGGGATGGCCGCCATGCTCGCCCGGATCAAGCGACAGGTGCGCGAGAAGTCAGCCGCCTGA
- a CDS encoding acetyl/propionyl/methylcrotonyl-CoA carboxylase subunit alpha encodes MASISKVLIANRGEIAVRIARACKDSGIGSVAVYADPDRDALHVKVADEAYALGGSTPGDSYLVQEKLLEVAKQAGADAVHPGYGFLAENAGFAQAVIDAGLIWIGPGPAAIDALGDKVKARHIATKADAPLVPGTKEPVAGPDEVVTFAEEHGLPVAIKAAYGGGGRGLKVARTIEEIPDLYESAVREAVTAFGRGECFVERFLDKPRHVETQCLADQHGNVVVVSTRDCSLQRRNQKLVEEAPAPFISEAQHAELVRASKAILREAGYVGAGTCEFLVGQDGGISFLEVNTRLQVEHPVTEEVTGVDLVREQFRIANGEALTFTDPEPHAHSIEFRINGEDAGRGFLPAPGTVSRMVVPQGPGVRWDAGIVEGDTVAGAFDSMIAKLIVTGRDRTQAIERARRALDELVIEGMPTVTAFHRAVVADDAFAPSDGSPFRVHTRWIETEWDNTVPPYAAGPAAADTDGEDVAERQTIVVEVGGKRLEVSLPGGLSLGGGAGAGSQGKKKAPKRSGSSKGGAAASGDSLTAPMQGTIVKIAVEEGATVAEGDLVIVLEAMKMEQPINAHRSGVLTGLKAAVGETVTSGAVLAEIKDAAPEA; translated from the coding sequence ATGGCTTCCATCAGCAAGGTCCTGATCGCTAATCGTGGTGAGATCGCTGTCCGCATTGCGCGCGCGTGCAAGGACTCGGGCATCGGTTCCGTCGCGGTCTATGCAGATCCGGACCGTGATGCGCTGCACGTCAAGGTGGCCGACGAGGCGTACGCGCTGGGCGGGTCCACGCCCGGCGACAGCTACCTGGTGCAGGAGAAGCTGCTCGAGGTGGCGAAGCAGGCAGGCGCGGACGCGGTCCACCCCGGCTACGGCTTCCTCGCCGAGAACGCCGGCTTCGCCCAGGCCGTCATCGACGCCGGCCTCATCTGGATCGGGCCGGGGCCGGCCGCGATCGATGCGCTCGGCGACAAGGTCAAGGCACGGCACATCGCGACGAAGGCGGACGCGCCCCTGGTCCCGGGCACGAAGGAACCGGTCGCGGGGCCCGACGAGGTGGTCACCTTCGCCGAGGAGCACGGGTTGCCGGTGGCGATCAAGGCGGCCTACGGCGGTGGCGGTCGTGGGCTCAAGGTGGCCCGGACGATCGAGGAGATCCCGGATCTGTACGAGTCGGCGGTGCGCGAGGCGGTCACGGCCTTCGGTCGGGGCGAGTGCTTCGTCGAGCGGTTCCTCGACAAGCCGCGGCACGTCGAGACCCAGTGCCTGGCGGACCAGCACGGCAACGTCGTCGTCGTCTCGACCCGCGACTGCTCGCTGCAGCGGCGCAACCAGAAGCTCGTCGAGGAGGCCCCGGCCCCGTTCATCTCCGAGGCGCAGCACGCCGAGCTGGTCCGGGCCAGCAAGGCGATCCTCCGCGAGGCCGGCTACGTCGGCGCCGGCACGTGCGAGTTCCTCGTCGGGCAGGACGGCGGGATCAGCTTCCTCGAGGTCAACACGCGCCTGCAGGTGGAGCACCCGGTGACCGAGGAGGTCACGGGTGTCGACCTGGTCCGCGAGCAGTTCCGGATCGCGAACGGTGAGGCCCTGACCTTCACCGACCCCGAGCCGCACGCCCACTCGATCGAGTTCCGGATCAACGGTGAGGACGCCGGGCGCGGCTTTCTGCCCGCCCCGGGCACCGTCTCCCGCATGGTCGTGCCGCAGGGTCCGGGTGTCCGCTGGGACGCCGGCATCGTCGAGGGCGACACCGTCGCTGGAGCGTTCGACTCGATGATCGCCAAGCTCATCGTGACCGGCCGAGACCGCACCCAGGCGATCGAGCGGGCCCGCCGCGCGCTCGACGAGCTGGTCATCGAGGGCATGCCGACGGTGACGGCGTTCCACCGCGCCGTCGTCGCCGACGACGCGTTCGCGCCCTCCGACGGGTCGCCGTTCCGGGTGCACACCAGGTGGATCGAGACGGAGTGGGACAACACCGTTCCGCCGTATGCGGCTGGGCCGGCTGCCGCGGACACCGACGGTGAGGACGTGGCTGAGCGACAGACCATCGTCGTCGAGGTGGGTGGCAAGCGGCTCGAGGTCTCACTGCCCGGAGGGTTGAGCCTGGGCGGCGGCGCGGGTGCGGGCAGCCAGGGCAAGAAGAAGGCCCCGAAGCGCTCCGGCAGCAGCAAGGGCGGCGCCGCGGCCTCGGGCGACTCGCTCACGGCGCCGATGCAGGGCACGATCGTCAAGATCGCCGTCGAGGAGGGTGCGACGGTCGCCGAGGGCGACCTGGTGATCGTCCTCGAGGCGATGAAGATGGAGCAGCCGATCAACGCCCACCGCTCCGGGGTCCTGACCGGCCTCAAGGCTGCGGTCGGCGAGACGGTCACCTCGGGCGCCGTCCTGGCCGAGATCAAGGACGCCGCCCCCGAGGCCTGA
- a CDS encoding DUF3806 domain-containing protein: MGFFSRRSKEERAGADDAPRRAGTEDDATGGVAAGPGPTVELVDGRPVSSPLTSAERTRIAHGLEVLRGQGIEIDDLAALDEAYDRAFSAYRSGVGQDPADVVETFGIVIGEYLARHSHRDWAVVTDVFGTDLGLVDARADTVIVPHNIVSARWMRGETRWIPGVVEHLVSLRPRPPA; this comes from the coding sequence ATGGGCTTCTTCTCGCGCAGGAGCAAGGAAGAACGGGCCGGTGCTGACGACGCGCCGCGGCGGGCCGGCACCGAGGACGATGCGACCGGGGGCGTCGCCGCCGGACCCGGCCCGACCGTCGAGCTCGTCGACGGCCGGCCCGTCTCCTCGCCCTTGACGAGTGCCGAACGAACCCGGATCGCCCACGGCCTCGAGGTGTTGCGCGGCCAGGGCATCGAGATCGACGACCTCGCAGCCCTGGACGAGGCGTACGACCGCGCCTTCTCGGCGTACCGCTCCGGCGTGGGCCAGGACCCGGCTGACGTGGTCGAGACGTTCGGCATCGTGATCGGCGAGTACCTCGCTCGCCACAGCCACCGCGACTGGGCCGTCGTCACCGATGTCTTCGGCACCGACCTCGGTCTGGTCGACGCACGCGCCGACACGGTCATCGTGCCCCACAACATCGTCAGCGCCCGATGGATGCGCGGCGAGACCCGCTGGATCCCCGGCGTCGTCGAGCACCTCGTGAGCCTGCGCCCCCGCCCACCGGCTTAG
- a CDS encoding MerR family transcriptional regulator codes for MTSGPEWTIAQIADEFGVTHRTIRHYEDLGLVSPERRGTQRIFHRRDRTRLKLILRGKRLGFPLEEIRTIVDLFDAPRGRRAQLEYVLDQIDARRTDLEQRLKDVQDAIAELGDFERSCRADLDRLAPPRP; via the coding sequence ATGACAAGTGGGCCCGAGTGGACGATCGCGCAGATCGCGGACGAGTTCGGCGTGACCCACCGGACGATCCGCCACTACGAGGACCTCGGTCTCGTGTCCCCCGAGCGGCGTGGCACGCAGCGGATCTTCCACCGCCGCGACCGCACCCGGCTCAAGCTCATCCTCCGCGGCAAACGCCTCGGCTTCCCGCTCGAGGAGATCCGGACCATCGTCGACCTCTTCGATGCCCCGCGCGGCCGCCGGGCCCAGCTCGAGTACGTCCTCGACCAGATCGACGCGCGGCGCACGGACCTCGAGCAGCGGCTCAAGGACGTCCAGGATGCGATCGCCGAGCTGGGCGACTTCGAGCGCAGCTGCCGGGCCGACCTCGACCGGCTCGCTCCGCCCCGTCCGTGA
- a CDS encoding DUF885 domain-containing protein — protein MTETPTPTPPSSPTATAPDARPRTEIDRIAERYLDGTVELSPMQATYLGLPGREDELDDLSPAGHAAHSELRRRTLAELATATPVDDVDRVTLAALVDRLELAEERYAAGLDEMSLNVLASPLQAVRDVFDLMPQDTEAHWRTFATRMAQIPAALDTYQASLLAARERGLVSPRRQVAACAEQSRDLTSEDAYFATLVARARTTDGPLDGDVTAQLTDAAKAASAAYGEMADWLERELLPHAPETDACGRERYQLESRYFLGATVDLEETYAWGQQEVADLNAQMREIAEGLEPGATVQRGVEILDADPRYQLHGTDALQAWMQERADEVIRSLKDVHFDIPGPVQRIECMIAPTQTGGIYYTGPSDDFSRPGRMWWSVPKGKTEFQTWNELTTVYHEGVPGHHLQIAQTVYRSGLLNAWRRLESFTSGHAEGWALYAERLMAELGYMDDPGNRMGWLGGQSLRAARVVLDIGVHCGFDAPSEVGGGAWDYDKAWTYLTRYGFMDEKTLRFELNRYLGWPGQAPSYKIGERLWLQLRDEAQRREGDAFDLKAFHRRALDIGGVGLDTLRSAVLREI, from the coding sequence GTGACTGAGACCCCGACTCCGACCCCGCCTTCGAGCCCCACTGCCACAGCACCCGATGCTCGCCCCCGGACCGAGATCGACCGCATCGCCGAGCGGTACCTCGACGGCACGGTCGAGCTGAGCCCCATGCAGGCCACCTACCTCGGCCTCCCGGGGCGCGAGGACGAGCTGGACGACCTGTCGCCGGCCGGCCACGCCGCCCACAGCGAGCTGCGCAGGCGGACACTGGCCGAGCTGGCCACGGCCACCCCCGTCGACGACGTCGACCGCGTCACCCTCGCCGCTCTCGTCGACCGGCTCGAGCTGGCCGAGGAGCGCTACGCGGCGGGCCTCGACGAGATGTCACTCAACGTCCTTGCCTCCCCCCTCCAGGCCGTTCGCGACGTCTTCGACCTCATGCCGCAGGACACCGAGGCGCACTGGCGCACCTTCGCCACGCGCATGGCGCAGATCCCGGCCGCGTTGGACACCTACCAGGCGTCACTGCTCGCCGCTCGCGAGCGGGGTCTCGTGTCCCCCCGCCGCCAGGTCGCCGCGTGCGCGGAGCAGTCGAGGGACCTGACCTCCGAGGACGCGTACTTCGCCACCCTCGTCGCCCGCGCCCGCACCACGGACGGCCCGCTCGACGGCGACGTCACGGCCCAGCTCACCGACGCGGCGAAGGCGGCGTCAGCGGCATACGGCGAGATGGCCGACTGGCTCGAGCGAGAGCTGCTGCCGCACGCCCCGGAGACCGACGCCTGCGGGCGGGAGCGGTACCAGCTCGAGTCGCGCTACTTCCTCGGCGCGACCGTCGACCTCGAGGAGACGTACGCCTGGGGCCAGCAGGAGGTCGCCGACCTCAACGCGCAGATGCGGGAGATCGCCGAGGGGCTCGAGCCGGGCGCCACCGTCCAGCGGGGGGTCGAGATCCTCGACGCCGACCCGCGCTACCAGCTCCACGGCACCGATGCGCTCCAGGCCTGGATGCAGGAGCGGGCCGACGAGGTGATCCGCAGCCTCAAGGACGTCCACTTCGACATTCCCGGTCCGGTCCAACGGATCGAGTGCATGATCGCGCCGACCCAGACCGGCGGCATCTACTACACCGGCCCGAGCGACGACTTCAGCCGTCCCGGGCGGATGTGGTGGTCGGTCCCCAAGGGCAAGACCGAGTTCCAGACGTGGAACGAGCTGACCACCGTCTACCACGAGGGCGTTCCGGGTCACCACCTGCAGATCGCGCAGACCGTCTACCGCTCCGGGCTGCTCAACGCGTGGCGCCGCCTCGAGTCGTTCACGTCCGGGCACGCGGAGGGCTGGGCGCTCTACGCCGAGCGGCTCATGGCCGAGCTGGGCTACATGGACGACCCGGGCAACCGGATGGGTTGGCTCGGGGGGCAGTCCCTTCGAGCCGCGAGGGTCGTCCTCGACATCGGGGTGCACTGCGGCTTCGACGCGCCGTCGGAGGTGGGCGGTGGGGCGTGGGACTACGACAAGGCGTGGACGTACCTGACGCGCTACGGGTTCATGGACGAGAAGACGCTGCGCTTCGAGCTGAACCGCTACCTCGGCTGGCCCGGACAGGCCCCGTCGTACAAGATCGGCGAGCGCCTCTGGCTGCAGCTCCGTGACGAGGCCCAGCGCCGCGAGGGAGATGCGTTCGACCTCAAGGCGTTCCACCGGCGTGCGCTCGACATCGGCGGGGTGGGTCTGGACACGCTCCGGTCCGCGGTCCTCCGGGAGATCTGA
- a CDS encoding aldo/keto reductase yields the protein MSPDHEVPTRSPLSLASTVPLRHASAPGLAVPVLGFGVWEVPDEVVDSAFAQALEIGYRHIDTARLYRNEPGVGRVLASTTVPRDDIFVTTKVWNDDHDNVPAAFDASMARLGIDVLDLYLIHWPAPAQDEYVRAWTALLELQQSGRVRSVGVCNFQVAHLERLRAETGVLPSVNQVELSPYLQQEELRAFHAENGIVTEAWSPLAARAGLLEDPDLAAVAAKHGVSPAQVALRWQLQLGHVVLTRSVQPRRIEANADLFGFELDEEDLTTITSLDRGLRTGPDPDAFG from the coding sequence ATGTCCCCAGACCATGAGGTGCCCACCAGATCCCCCCTCTCGCTGGCTTCAACCGTCCCGCTTCGCCACGCGTCGGCCCCCGGCCTGGCCGTCCCCGTGCTCGGGTTCGGGGTGTGGGAGGTCCCGGACGAGGTGGTCGACTCGGCCTTCGCTCAGGCGCTCGAGATCGGCTACCGACACATCGACACCGCTCGCCTCTACCGGAACGAACCGGGGGTGGGGCGCGTCCTTGCCTCCACCACCGTGCCGCGCGACGACATCTTCGTCACGACGAAGGTGTGGAACGACGACCACGACAACGTGCCGGCCGCGTTCGACGCCTCGATGGCCCGCCTCGGGATCGACGTCCTCGACCTCTACCTGATCCACTGGCCCGCCCCGGCCCAGGACGAGTACGTCCGAGCCTGGACGGCCCTGCTCGAGCTGCAGCAGTCGGGCCGGGTCCGCTCAGTGGGGGTGTGCAACTTCCAGGTCGCGCACCTCGAGCGGCTCCGGGCCGAGACCGGGGTGCTGCCCTCGGTGAACCAGGTCGAGCTGAGCCCCTACCTCCAGCAGGAGGAGCTGCGCGCGTTCCACGCCGAGAACGGGATCGTCACCGAGGCGTGGAGCCCCCTGGCCGCACGGGCCGGCCTGCTCGAGGACCCGGACCTCGCCGCGGTCGCCGCCAAGCACGGGGTGTCGCCGGCGCAGGTGGCGCTGCGCTGGCAGCTCCAGCTCGGCCACGTCGTGCTGACCCGGTCGGTCCAACCCCGGCGCATCGAGGCCAACGCCGACCTCTTCGGCTTCGAGCTCGACGAGGAGGACCTGACGACGATCACGAGCCTGGACCGCGGGCTGCGCACGGGACCGGACCCGGACGCGTTCGGCTGA